The following coding sequences lie in one Pseudorasbora parva isolate DD20220531a chromosome 18, ASM2467924v1, whole genome shotgun sequence genomic window:
- the LOC137046213 gene encoding urokinase plasminogen activator surface receptor-like: MDLQVSVFLLFVLFTAGHSLSCYECLGLAGSCADQKLKTCPSGSSQCMSVTAVTQVGDVTSKVQTKDCAVACQSVSLNIGLMRMTTSCCNTDQCNAQDAPDSSSTPNGKTCYSCDGQSCSKTMGCSGNEDRCIKSTGSFGGQSLVLKGCASKSMCDATTSVNSLESISCCEGNLCNGAQSVTQSFLFLCCSLLSYFLLH; this comes from the exons ATGGATCTGCAAGTCTCAGTTTTTCTTCTCTTCGTTCTCTTCACTGCAG GACACTCTCTCAGCTGTTATGAGTGTTTGGGTCTGGCGGGTTCTTGTGCAGATCAGAAGTTAAAAACATGTCCCAGTGGATCTTCTCAGTGCATGAGTGTAACAGCAGTGACACAAGTTG GTGACGTGACTTCTAAAGTGCAGACTAAAGATTGTGCTGTTGCCTGTCAAAGTGTGTCCTTGAACATCGGCCTTATGAGGATGACTACTTCCTGCTGTAACACGGACCAGTGTAACGCTCAAGATGCTCCAG ATTCCTCTAGCACCCCCAATGGAAAGACATGTTACTCCTGTGATGGACAGAGCTGCTCAAAAACAATGGGATGTTCAGGGAATGAAGATCGCTGCATTAAATCAACAG GGAGTTTTGGAGGCCAGTCATTGGTTTTAAAAGGCTGTGCCTCTAAATCTATGTGTGATGCCACCACATCAGTTAATAGTTTAGAGAGCATCTCCTGCTGTGAGGGGAACCTGTGTAACGGTGCTCAGAGCGTCACTCAGAGCTTCCTGTTCCTCTGCTGTTCTCTGCTCTCCTACTTCCTGCTGCACTga
- the LOC137047067 gene encoding uncharacterized protein: MDLQISVFLLVILLTGGHSLRCYQSAGIGGSSAFQQVMTCESGFSKCTSITAVTQTGDRNTTVKVKGCALPSDCQTWSFNFGTSMMSSSCCDTELCNTKDAPESSSNGKRCYYCDGKSCSQTLICSGDEDRCITATEMTGNQSSVLKGCASKGICDASATASVKLVSISCCDGNLCNGAQSVTMSVTQTSTYNGAQSVPQTSTYNAAQSVPQTSTYNGAQSVTQTSTYNAAQSVPQTSTYNAAQSVPQTSTYNGAQSVTQTSTYNAAQSVPQTSTYNGAQSLPQTSTYNGAQSVPQTSTYNGAQSVTQTSTYNGAQRVTQTSTYNGAQSLPQTSTYNGAQSVPQTSTYNGAQSVPQTSTYNAAQSVTQTSTYNGAPSVTQTSTYNGAQSVPQTSTYNGAQSVPQTSTYNGAQSVTQTSTYNGAQSVTQTSTYNGAQSVPQTSTYNGAQSIPQTSTYNGAQSVTQTSTYNGAQSVPQTSTYNGAQSVPQTSTYNGAQSVPQTSTYNGAQSVPQTSTYNGAQSVTQTSTYNGAQSVTQTSTYNGAQSVPQTSTYNGAQSVPQTSTYNGAQSVTQTSTYNGAQSVTQTSTYNGAQSVPQTSTYNGAQSVTQTSTYNGAQSVPQTSTYNGAQSVPQTSTYNGAQSVTQSFLFLCCSLLSYFLLH; this comes from the exons ATGGATCTGCAAATCTCAGTTTTTCTTCTGGTCATTCTTCTCACTGGAG GCCACTCTCTCCGCTGTTATCAGAGTGCAGGTATAGGGGGTTCTTCTGCATTTCAACAGGTAATGACATGTGAGAGTGGATTTTCCAAATGTACGAGTATAACTGCAGTGACACAAACTG gtGACAGGAATACTACAGTAAAGGTTAAAGGTTGCGCTTTACCAAGTGACTGTCAAACTTGGTCCTTCAACTTTGGCACTTCAATGATGTCTTCTTCCTGCTGTGACACTGAACTTTGTAACACCAAAGATGCTCCAG AATCTAGCTCCAATGGAAAGAGATGTTACTATTGTGATGGGAAGAGCTGCTCACAAACATTGATATGTTCAGGGGATGAAGACCGCTGCATTACAGCAACAG AGATGACTGGAAACCAGTCATCGGTTTTAAAAGGATGTGCCTCTAAAGGCATTTGTGATGCCAGTGCCACAGCATCGGTTAAACTTGTGAGCATCTCATGTTGTGACGGGAACCTGTGTAACGGAGCTCAGAGCGTCACCATGAGTGTCACCCAGACCTCCACATATAACGGTGCTCAGAGCGTCCCACAGACCTCCACATATAACGCTGCTCAGAGCGTCCCCCAGACCTCCACATATAACGGTGCTCAGAGCGTCACCCAGACCTCCACATATAACGCTGCTCAGAGCGTCCCACAGACCTCCACATATAACGCTGCTCAGAGCGTCCCACAGACCTCCACATATAACGGTGCTCAGAGCGTCACCCAGACCTCCACATATAACGCTGCTCAGAGCGTCCCACAGACCTCCACATATAACGGTGCTCAGAGCCTCCCACAGACCTCCACATATAACGGTGCTCAGAGCGTCCCCCAGACCTCCACATATAACGGTGCTCAGAGCGTCACCCAGACCTCCACATATAACGGTGCTCAGAGGGTCACCCAGACCTCCACATATAACGGTGCTCAGAGCCTCCCCCAGACCTCCACATATAACGGTGCTCAGAGCGTCCCACAGACCTCCACATATAACGGTGCTCAGAGCGTCCCACAGACCTCCACATATAATGCTGCTCAGAGCGTCACCCAGACCTCCACATATAACGGTGCTCCAAGCGTCACCCAGACCTCCACATATAACGGTGCTCAGAGCGTCCCCCAGACCTCCACATATAACGGTGCTCAGAGCGTCCCACAGACCTCCACATATAACGGTGCTCAGAGCGTCACCCAGACCTCCACATATAACGGTGCTCAGAGCGTCACCCAGACCTCCACATATAACGGTGCTCAGAGCGTCCCCCAGACCTCCACATATAACGGTGCTCAGAGCATCCCCCAGACCTCCACATATAACGGTGCTCAGAGCGTCACCCAGACCTCCACATATAACGGTGCTCAGAGCGTCCCACAGACCTCCACATATAACGGTGCTCAGAGCGTCCCCCAGACCTCCACATATAACGGTGCTCAGAGCGTCCCACAGACCTCCACATATAACGGTGCTCAGAGCGTCCCACAGACCTCCACATATAACGGTGCTCAGAGCGTCACCCAGACCTCCACATATAACGGTGCTCAGAGCGTCACCCAGACCTCCACATATAACGGTGCTCAGAGCGTCCCACAGACCTCCACATATAACGGTGCTCAGAGCGTCCCACAGACCTCCACATATAACGGTGCTCAGAGCGTCACCCAGACCTCCACATATAACGGTGCTCAGAGCGTCACACAGACCTCCACATATAACGGTGCTCAGAGCGTCCCACAGACCTCCACATATAACGGTGCTCAGAGCGTCACCCAGACCTCCACATATAACGGTGCTCAGAGCGTCCCCCAGACCTCCACATATAACGGTGCTCAGAGCGTCCCCCAGACCTCCACATATAACGGTGCTCAGAGCGTCACTCAGAGCTTCCTGTTCCTCTGCTGTTCTCTGCTCTCCTACTTCCTGCTGCACTga